In a single window of the Euleptes europaea isolate rEulEur1 chromosome 4, rEulEur1.hap1, whole genome shotgun sequence genome:
- the MLF2 gene encoding myeloid leukemia factor 2, whose amino-acid sequence MFRFMRDGEPEDPMFVMDPLAIHHQHVNRVLSGGFGYAPFLSIGNGTLPATRQASRRMQAGAVSPFGMLGMAGGFMDMFGMMNDMIGNMEHMTSGANCQTFTSSTVISYSNLGEGPKVYQETSETRSAPGGIRETRRTVRDSDSGLEQMSIGHHIRERAHIMQRSRNHRTGDQEERQDYINLDESDAAAFDDEWRRETTRFRAQRGLDYRRHEGSNGRRAEGTRLAIQGPEESPTRQSRRYDW is encoded by the exons ATGTTCCGGTTCATGAGAGATGGGGAGCCAGAAGATCCAATGTTTGTGAT GGACCCCCTCGCCATTCACCACCAGCACGTGAACCGTGTGCTCTCAGGGGGCTTTGGTTATGCCCCCTTCCTCAGCATTGGTAACGGGACCCTGCCTGCAACTCGCCAGGCGAGCCGCAGGATGCAG GCAGGAGCTGTTTCGCCTTTTGGGATGCTGGGAATG GCAGGTGGCTTTATGGACATGTTCGGTATGATGAATGACATGATTGGAAACATG GAGCACATGACCAGCGGAGCGAACTGCCAGACGTTTACCTCCTCGACCGTCATATCGTACTCGAATCTGGGAGAAGGGCCCAAAGTTTATCAGGAGACATCAGAGACACGCTCTGCACCTGGCGGG ATCCGGGAGACGAGGCGGACTGTGCGAGACTCGGACAGCGGGCTGGAGCAGATGTCTATCGGGCACCACATCCGGGAAAGGGCACACATCATGCAGCGCTCGCGGAACCATCGCACGGGGGACCAGGAGGAGAGGCAAGACTACATCAACCTGGACGAAA gcgaTGCGGCCGCCTTCGACGACGAGTGGAGGCGAGAGACGACCCGCTTCCGGGCGCAGAGAGGACTCGATTACCGGCGTCACGAGGGAAGCAACGGCCGCCGGGCCGAGGGGACCCGTCTCGCGATCCAGGGGCCGGAGGAGTCACCGACCAGACAGTCCCGCCGGTACGACTGGTGA